In one window of Legionella fallonii LLAP-10 DNA:
- a CDS encoding chitinase, translating into MKCFKILSIFNGLLLSSNVAASTLPTTLFSPYVDLTLSTHWDPQTQDMEPMDLVTPAQTQEIKSYHLAFITDSGNCQPAWGGQENYSIARQWGKRQTDLLAKNGVQLTVSFGGASNNDISHYCDVNQLVDTFNKVIDIYHADTLDFDIENGTANVPKLIQALQVVQQQNKKIKLSFTLPVMPEGLTWDGKEVVTNASKAGLNFNVNIMAMDYGPAYTGDMGEYAIQAATNLQQFLQEIYPDKKPLDLWKLVEVTPMIGVNDVNVEQFTLNNADQLKQFAEKNQLGGLSLWSLTRDKPCADKWASPVCSGNNLQTKEYEFVMHLR; encoded by the coding sequence ATGAAGTGTTTCAAGATATTGTCCATTTTTAACGGCTTACTTTTATCCAGTAATGTAGCAGCAAGTACTTTGCCGACGACTCTATTTAGTCCTTATGTTGATCTGACACTCAGTACTCATTGGGATCCGCAAACTCAAGATATGGAGCCTATGGATCTGGTTACTCCTGCTCAGACCCAAGAAATAAAATCCTATCATTTAGCGTTTATTACTGATAGTGGTAATTGCCAGCCAGCTTGGGGTGGACAAGAAAACTACAGCATCGCAAGGCAGTGGGGAAAACGGCAGACTGATTTATTAGCAAAGAATGGTGTACAACTTACAGTATCCTTTGGTGGGGCAAGTAATAATGATATTTCTCATTATTGCGATGTTAACCAGTTAGTAGATACCTTTAATAAGGTTATTGATATTTATCATGCCGATACTTTGGATTTTGATATTGAAAATGGCACAGCCAATGTTCCTAAATTAATTCAAGCATTGCAGGTAGTGCAACAACAAAATAAAAAAATTAAACTAAGCTTTACTCTTCCTGTGATGCCTGAAGGCTTAACTTGGGACGGGAAAGAAGTTGTGACGAATGCGAGTAAGGCTGGGCTGAATTTTAATGTAAATATTATGGCTATGGATTATGGTCCAGCCTACACTGGTGATATGGGAGAGTATGCAATTCAGGCAGCAACGAATTTGCAACAGTTCTTACAAGAAATTTATCCTGATAAAAAACCTCTAGACCTATGGAAATTGGTCGAAGTGACCCCCATGATTGGCGTTAATGATGTGAACGTAGAACAGTTTACTTTAAACAATGCCGATCAATTAAAGCAATTTGCTGAAAAAAATCAATTAGGCGGATTATCGTTGTGGTCTTTAACCCGAGATAAGCCTTGTGCTGATAAATGGGCTAGTCCAGTGTGTAGTGGCAATAATTTACAAACTAAAGAGTATGAGTTTGTAATGCACTTGCGGTGA